The Lathyrus oleraceus cultivar Zhongwan6 chromosome 5, CAAS_Psat_ZW6_1.0, whole genome shotgun sequence genome includes the window TTCAACCGAAGGATATAATCGGTAAAGAGTGAATCAAAATATTTTCCATAATGCCTCGGGAGCACAAATCCATCTTGCATCAACATATTGCTGAACTTCATCCATGTATGATCCTTTATGAACCTCCATAGCCACACGATCAGGGCCCTTGTACACATATTTATATAGATACTTGATACTTTTAGTGCTACTGCAAATCTCTACATTGATGTGACAGTCATACTTTAATAATAACCAAGGGTTATAAGGAACCACCCATCTATTCTCGACAGACCTATCTTTACCTAACGATACAGACTCATCAAACCTTCTCCTATACTCGGGATATGAGTCAGTGCCTTGACGTGTTTCATCCAAGAATTGTTTGGGATACCTTTTTTTACAATGTCCGTCTTTCATACATGGAGACTTTCGGTTGATTCTGCCACAAGGCCCGTGGATCATATGTCTTACAACAGCTTCATGCAACTGTGGTTCACATTCTAATTTAGGTATTTCTGCTCTTACCATACTATCATAATCTTTTGGGTCACGCAACTTATCGTTACTTTCTAAGACCAATAACATATGCACATGCGGCAGTCCTCGCTTTTGAAATTCAGTGACATACATGTAGCTTTTAACTTTACCCAAGACTCTTTTATTAATAACATCATCCTTCAATTTCTCAAATTTCGAACGAAATATTCTTGTTAGCAAATCTGGACGATCTTGTGGTGTTTGAAAAGGCAAAAGTTCTGATGTCATCTCACTCCAAGAAGGATTGCATGtcattgtagcacctcaaatttgcacctcccattttgtacattcattttcattttaggtcattaacattagtattgtccactgcatagcattgcattgtccattgcccaagtgcaagtcatcaatcaagactggtcaggagatccaattgtgcaagcaagcaagtgcaattccaATTGAAgaaaagccctagggttggtccattgagttcatatgacctagggatcattttgaagtggtttgaccaaagattggagtctcagagatcatcagtcaagatgcaattcatctgaaaccctagaaagtcaaccaaagtcaactgtgcattcaatcatggatttgaaggtgggagatggttagagaggcttcattcatgtccatacaagtctcatttgacattgcaaacatcaacaatgaagaatttgaggtcagatgaaaagtttccaaaaatagtaagtgacctgtattttgaaattgccaaaaatggaaaggttttctcctcaagtttacatcatcaagaaagcttcaaatgaaattttgtccaacatgaaagttgaagatattgttctcccattttcaaaaagtccaagaacatgaatttcccatgtgtggttggcaagatatggatcaatcatggtcaatggaatttgaacttcacaagtgcataacttttgaaccaaaaggccaaatgagatggttctttttggaacatttctctcttgatctctactatccaattcatgcatcatataccatgcacttccattacaaattttttgcattttccatttgaattttggagggaatttccaaattcaaaaactatgcattgttttcacttccAATCATGTGCATTTGGCTCAAAACAGGTTTTGCAAGTGAATTGAGAAGAAAATCGTGTATTGTAGCATTCATTTCATGCATGAGGGTGCATTGGAaaatttgcacttacaccttgGATTTCACTAATTCCAATTGCATTTGCCTAATTATGATTAGGAGCATCATTAGCAGCTCATATATAaagataatcataacagaaaacctggttaacatttcattttgctcagatctagatcttATTCACCAATCTTCacatttttttctctcaatttttcttcaattttcttcacaaacatTGCTTTCATCTTGATTAATCTATGATCCACGACCATTTTGGAGCTGGATTGAAGCAAGATTCGAAGGATTACAAGCATATTTTGGAACTGTTGAAGTTTTGCTCATcaatggcagttgaagattccaGCTAGATCGTGCAAGATCAATCTCCAAaccttcatccaaatcatcatacaAGAGCTAAAGAAGGACTGTTTGGATGTGGCAAAGCTTGAATCAACTTGTTTCACTTCTGCACTTCAATTAAGGTTAGAATTCGATCATCACCATTCATGAAATTGTTGTATGCTTTTGGTAGATCCTTCATTGGTGATCACACTGAGCTTTGTAGTATCGAATTTCATTAAGAAATGACTTAGTTCtgttgattttaagtttgatacacaaaacttcttttgctcgatctGTGCATGATAAtgagaattaggtcaaattgattATAGCATGTTAATGTACGTTGGAAGATGAATCTAATGATATGCTGGATTTAAATTTTGGTGGACTTTTGTTCTTGAATCCCTAACTCCCTCACCTCgcatttcatctgcttcaccctaactctcaatgttagggttaagagctaacatcacccgattccagttggcttgtgtttcatagcctaaccttgtgtgagcccactttgtttgtatatagtgtgtgctatttgtgtgattgattgctttgcgtgtgctgcttaggtttagcttgctccctgtgcaagttagctagaaaccttgacctaggaccatggtgaatttgcatgataactattaggctcgagttagtctcccttctagtttgtcatttcccagtctctggttaggctagtcctttgtccctgcgtaggggaactacgtcgccctgatccttataccagatgaggtacgtaggcaggagatgagttgatctctccaggcgcccgttttgttttgtctttgtgtatgttaggagatggatgtaagcccaacgattggcattctgtatccttCTATTGTGTGCTtagagtctgacgtaagtc containing:
- the LOC127081179 gene encoding uncharacterized protein LOC127081179, producing MTCNPSWSEMTSELLPFQTPQDRPDLLTRIFRSKFEKLKDDVINKRVLGKVKSYMYVTEFQKRGLPHVHMLLVLESNDKLRDPKDYDSMVRAEIPKLECEPQLHEAVVRHMIHGPCGRINRKSPCMKDGHCKKRYPKQFLDETRQGTDSYPEYRRRFDESVSLGKDRSVENRWVVPYNPWLLLKYDCHINVEICSSTKSIKYLYKYVYKGPDRVAMEVHKGSYMDEVQQYVDARWICAPEALWKIF